In Rattus norvegicus strain BN/NHsdMcwi chromosome 1, GRCr8, whole genome shotgun sequence, a genomic segment contains:
- the Vom1r63 gene encoding LOW QUALITY PROTEIN: vomeronasal type-1 receptor 4 (The sequence of the model RefSeq protein was modified relative to this genomic sequence to represent the inferred CDS: substituted 1 base at 1 genomic stop codon): MDSWNLTIRIIFLSQTTIGILGNFSLMFYYLILYXRQGTLKPTDLILMHIMAANAVIILSSGVPTTMSVFRQKPFLNDFACKLLLYIQGFGRSVSIGATCLLSVFQVMKISPRESCLTDHKMRTANYICCSTSLLWVLYLLIHSTFFMYTFIKRNSKNMTKELEYAFCSIVGQDDIIESLYAALVLCPEVLFSVLITWSSTSMIVILYRHKQRVQHIHSSHGSSRNSPEFRATQNILALVSAFLAFYTLSLISRGCITFSHNHYLWLVNITPIASLFFPSFVPFVFISHYSIVSRFCLVSTLNKNLLLLF; the protein is encoded by the coding sequence ATGGACTCCTGGAATCTGACAATCAGAATCATTTTTTTGTCTCAAACTACAATTGGAATTCTAGGAAACTTCTCTCTTATGTTCTACTACCTAATCCTTTACTAAAGACAAGGCACATTAAAACCCACAGATTTGATTCTTATGCACATAATGGCAGCCAACGCTGTGATCATTCTctcttcaggagtgcccaccacaATGTCAGTTTTCAGACAGAAGCCATTCTTGAATGATTTTGCATGCAAGCTCCTATTGTACATTCAAGGATTTGGCAGGAGTGTGTCCATTGGTGCCACCTGCCTTTTGAGTGTTTTCCAGGTCATGAAAATCAGCCCCAGGGAATCGTGTTTGACAGATCATAAAATGAGAACTGCCAACTACATTTGTTGCTCCACTTCTCTCCTCTGGGTTTTGTATTTGTTGATACATTCCACTTTCTTTATGTACACATTTATCAAAAGAAATAGCAAAAATATGACAAAAGAACTAGAATATGCATTCTGCTCCATTGTAGGGCAAGATGATATCATTGAATCACTCTATGCTGCACTGGTGTTGTGCCCTGAAGTGCTCTTCTCTGTGCTCATCACTTGGTCCAGTACCTCCATGATTGTCATTCTGTACCGACACAAGCAGAGGGTTCAACACATTCACAGTTCTCATGGTTCCAGCAGAAATTCTCCTGAGTTCAGAGCCACTCAAAATATCCTGGCCCTGGTGTCTGCCTTTTTGGCTTTTTATACTCTCTCTTTAATCTCAAGAGGCTGCATTACTTTTTCACATAATCACTATTTGTGGCTGGTGAACATCACTCCCATTGCTTCtctgttttttccctcttttgtaCCCTTTGTTTTTATAAGTCATTACTCCATTGTGTCCAGATTCTGTTTGGTCTCGACATTAAATAAAAACCTCttactattattttaa